In one window of Halomarina pelagica DNA:
- a CDS encoding outer membrane protein assembly factor BamB family protein has protein sequence MRFRTGILVVLVFAALLGVGWYGFSLVTASDGDLHETWVSDTARANDRNHHAVGVGPNGSVVVAPVAGVPGVDEMTNATCSLVRLAPSNGTVLWRTGMPAERCFSHALTEPAIEDLDGDGTLEVIVGTTENATIVYDAGDGSEEFRIPTERYGYSRPTVANLTASPGKEIVTVDLYGNLVVATATGTPRWHHSFGEIVYAEPVVRDVDGDGSRDVLVSALDRTVLLNANGEVQWTVPVGGYDLVTAQADRDDQPEVYVTDTASVVALDGKTGEREWTADRRGSPRLHAVTDGDGDGTVEVYLSRTDGRVTVLEGTTGDEEWTTTVARQESPSTPPPVVGDVTGDGQPDLVAVTGSGTVAVLDPASGEERAAYDRDVPIRTYPTLANVDDDPAAEILARYGDGRVVLLNYRGGDGG, from the coding sequence ATGCGGTTCAGAACCGGAATCCTGGTCGTGCTCGTCTTCGCCGCCCTGCTCGGGGTCGGGTGGTACGGGTTCAGTCTCGTGACGGCGAGCGACGGCGACCTCCACGAGACGTGGGTGAGCGACACGGCGCGCGCGAACGACCGGAACCACCACGCCGTCGGCGTCGGACCGAACGGCTCGGTCGTCGTCGCGCCGGTCGCGGGGGTACCGGGAGTCGACGAGATGACGAACGCGACCTGTTCGCTCGTTCGACTCGCGCCCTCGAACGGGACGGTGCTATGGCGCACCGGCATGCCCGCAGAGCGGTGCTTCAGTCACGCGCTGACCGAACCCGCGATCGAGGACCTCGACGGCGACGGCACGCTGGAGGTGATCGTCGGGACGACCGAGAACGCGACGATCGTCTACGACGCGGGCGACGGGAGCGAGGAGTTCCGGATCCCGACCGAGCGCTACGGTTACAGCCGTCCGACCGTCGCCAACCTCACCGCTTCCCCCGGGAAGGAGATCGTCACCGTCGACCTCTACGGAAACCTCGTCGTCGCGACGGCGACCGGGACGCCGCGCTGGCACCACAGCTTCGGCGAGATCGTCTACGCCGAGCCGGTCGTGCGCGACGTGGACGGCGACGGGTCGCGCGACGTGCTCGTGAGCGCGCTGGACCGGACCGTCCTGCTGAACGCGAACGGCGAGGTGCAGTGGACCGTCCCCGTCGGGGGGTACGACCTCGTCACCGCGCAGGCCGACCGGGACGACCAGCCGGAGGTGTACGTCACCGACACGGCGTCCGTCGTCGCGCTCGACGGGAAGACGGGCGAGCGCGAGTGGACCGCCGACCGCCGCGGGTCCCCCCGGCTCCACGCGGTCACCGACGGCGACGGCGACGGGACCGTCGAGGTCTACCTCAGCCGGACGGACGGTCGCGTCACCGTTCTCGAGGGGACCACCGGCGACGAGGAGTGGACGACGACCGTCGCCCGGCAGGAATCGCCGTCGACCCCGCCGCCCGTGGTGGGCGACGTCACCGGTGACGGTCAGCCGGACCTCGTCGCGGTGACGGGATCGGGCACGGTCGCCGTGCTCGACCCCGCCTCCGGCGAGGAGCGCGCGGCGTACGACCGCGACGTCCCGATCCGGACGTACCCGACGCTCGCGAACGTCGACGACGATCCGGCGGCCGAGATCCTCGCCCGCTACGGCGACGGGCGCGTCGTCCTCCTGAACTACCGCGGGGGCGACGGCGGATGA
- a CDS encoding RNA methyltransferase has product MISVAVVDAKTPGNVGSIARAMKNFGLTDLYLVDPPDLDRDGEAYGFAGQAREDVLPNAREVSFDFLVENFHTVGCTAITNEDDRHHVRYPFRTPRELAASLRGVRADTCVVFGRERIGLTNEELERLDEVCSIPASADYPVLNLAQAATITLYELRSLTVGETQHPTEIDRAPERDVEALHEQFASFVDAAGLVEEKRPKTVRLWRRLLGRAHPTTREVSTLHGVFRRAENRIRDREPR; this is encoded by the coding sequence ATGATCTCGGTGGCCGTCGTCGACGCGAAGACGCCGGGGAACGTGGGGAGCATCGCCCGGGCGATGAAGAACTTCGGGCTGACCGACCTCTACCTGGTCGATCCCCCCGACCTCGACCGCGACGGCGAGGCGTACGGCTTCGCCGGCCAGGCCCGCGAGGACGTCCTCCCGAACGCGCGGGAGGTGTCGTTCGACTTCCTCGTGGAGAACTTCCACACGGTCGGCTGCACGGCGATCACGAACGAGGACGACCGCCACCACGTGCGCTACCCCTTCCGGACGCCGCGGGAACTCGCCGCGTCGCTGCGCGGCGTGCGCGCGGACACCTGCGTCGTCTTCGGCCGCGAGCGGATCGGCCTCACCAACGAGGAACTCGAACGCCTCGACGAGGTCTGCTCGATCCCGGCGAGCGCCGACTACCCCGTCCTCAACCTCGCGCAGGCCGCGACGATCACGCTCTACGAACTGCGCTCGCTGACCGTCGGGGAGACCCAGCACCCGACGGAGATCGACCGCGCGCCGGAGCGCGACGTCGAGGCGCTCCACGAGCAGTTCGCCTCGTTCGTCGACGCGGCGGGACTGGTCGAGGAGAAGCGCCCGAAGACGGTTCGCCTGTGGCGTCGGCTGCTCGGGCGCGCCCACCCGACCACCCGCGAGGTGAGCACGCTCCACGGCGTGTTCCGCCGCGCCGAGAACCGGATCCGGGATCGGGAGCCCCGGTAG